One window from the genome of Garra rufa chromosome 1, GarRuf1.0, whole genome shotgun sequence encodes:
- the LOC141289570 gene encoding uncharacterized protein, translating to MAHSALIAGSDLACSSRSIDQPPPNMTAGYDLARSSLCSIGQPPDISDVTPLRVVLLGKDVSENSQVGNFILGRAAFDSEAFPGIIERLRGRLKDRHVTIINSPQLLQTNISDHQITQTVRECVYLSDPGPHAFIVILQYKDFTEEDMRRVKIVLKEFSDEAIKRTIVITTDEETHDAEGASVRANELITQLNTECGGGHLQLDHKNEEWCSIVLQRLEKILEENSDEYLTHELYHDTEGSSVDEDWSRSSSSLRIEEEESDKDDYGKADTRTKKKEDASRKQKLCVVLCGSDGRLKAFVSKLLRGKKQFLPLLHLKDKECARRDIELHGRLISLVELPSLTQLSEYEVMHQTHQSVSLCDPGVHVFLLIIPDAPLTDADKAEMEAMQKTFSSRIKNHLMVLIIQEKNVFSKLISSKTHMCPQSFGGRQFVLENGSQIPDLLQDVENMVQENRGSYYTTFMYLQARVELERNKHRAEIEELRRSLRKTPSTAGLTNSYVAVRIVLLGRTGVGKSATGNTILRREAFISKLTSRSVTRECEKETSEFNRRRITVIDTPGLFDTGVDNVETRKEIVKCVSMAAPGPHVFLLVIPLGRFTQEEKDAVKMIQEMFGDKSRMYTMVLFTRGDDLRGTTIEEFIEANDSLQYLIQQCGKRYHVFNNNETKGKRQVSALLDKIDCMVAANGGRFYTSEMFQQVEKNIKEEQDKIMKEKEEEIKRKEEELRAKYEAEIEQMKKENERERQEMQSELRKSEEEFRKREEEIKKETDENLQKELQRKLEEKQKLCEEENERKEKALGEQQQNFIKYLEENHKKEKQKLQEKIQSETREQAEREYLIKLEREVAKALKEAEEQLPCSAKRARDWSLYGSFVGAAAGSLVGSYEDVVCWIISIRSKYQAQMQTEEYVQV from the exons ATGGCACACAGCGCCT TGATTGCTGGATCTGATCTTGCTTGCAGTAGTCGGAGCATAGATCAACCTCCTCCTAATA TGACTGCTGGATATGATCTTGCTCGCAGCAGTCTTTGCAGCATAGGTCAACCTCCTGATA TAAGTGATGTGACTCCTCTGAGGGTTGTCCTCCTGGGGAAGGATGTGTCAGAAAACAGTCAAGTGGGAAACTTCATTTTAGGACGAGCAGCATTTGACAGTGAAGCTTTTCCAGGCATTATAGAGAGACTGAGAGGACGATTAAAGGACAGACATGTAACCATCATCAACAGTCCTCAGCTGCTCCAGACAAACATCTCAGATCATCAGATCACACAGacagtgagagagtgtgtgtatcTGTCTGATCCAGGACCTCATGCGTTTATAGTCATACTACAGTATAAAGACTTCACTGAGGAGGACATGAGAAGAGTGAAAATTGTCCTGAAAGAATTCAGTGATGAGGCGATTAAGCGCACTATAGTGATCACGACTGATGAAGAGACACATGATGCTGAAGGAGCGTCTGTGAGAGCTAATGAATTAATTACGCAGTTAAACACTGAATGTGGAGGAGGACATCTGCAGCTTGATCATAAAAATGAGGAATGGTGCTCAATAGTATTGCAACGACTAGAGAAAATCCTTGAAGAAAACAGTGATGAATATCTCACTCATGAGCTGTATCATGATACAGAAGGATCATCAGTTGATGAAGATTGGAGCAGATCTTCTTCCTCACTCAGAATAGAAGAGGAAGAGTCGGATAAAGATGATTATGGAAAAGCAGACACTCGTACAAAGAAAAAGGAAG ATGCGAGCAGAAAACAGAAGCTGTGTGTTGTGTTGTGTGGAAGCGATGGAAGACTGAAAGCCTTCGTATCAAAACTTCTAAGAGGGAAAAAGCAGTTTCTTCCCCTCTTACACCTGAAAGATAAAGAGTGTGCAAGGAGAGACATTGAGCTTCATGGTCGTCTGATCAGTCTGGTGGAGCTTCCATCTCTGACTCAGCTCTCGGAGTATGAAGTGATGCATCAGACTCATCAATCTGTGTCTCTCTGTGATCCTGGAGTTCATGTTTTCCTCCTCATTATTCCTGACGCTCCACTGACTGATGCAGACAAAGCAGAAATGGAGGCGATGCAGAAGACTTTCAGCTCAAGGATCAAAAACCACCTCATGGTTCTTATAATCCAGGAGAAGAACGTGTTTAGTAAACTGATCAGTAGTAAAACTCATATGTGTCCTCAGTCATTTGGAGGTCGACAGTTTGTTTTGGAGAACGGCTCACAGATTCCAGATCTGCTGCAGGATGTGGAGAACATGGTACAAGAGAACAGAGGAAGTTACTACACGACCTTTATGTACCTTCAGGCTCGAGTAGAACTGGAGAGAAACAAACACAGAGCTGAAATAGAGGAACTGAGAAGATCTTTGAGGAAAACTCCATCAACAGCAG GTTTAACAAACAGTTATGTTGCTGTGAGGATTGTGCTGCTGGGAAGGACGGGTGTTGGGAAAAGTGCAACGGGAAACACGATACTGAGAAGAGAAGCTTTTATATCGAAACTGACTTCACGCTCAGTGACCAGAGAGTGTGAGAAAGAAACTTCAGAGTTCAACAGAAGACGGATAACAGTGATCGACACTCCAGGCCTGTTTGATACTGGAGTTGATAATGTTGAGACCAGGAAGGAGATTGTGAAGTGCGTCTCAATGGCGGCTCCTGGTCCACATGTGTTTCTGCTGGTGATTCCACTGGGACGATTCACTCAAGAGGAGAAAGATGCAGTGAAGATGATCCAGGAGATGTTTGGAGACAAATCAAGAATGTACACCATGGTGCTTTTCACCAGAGGAGATGATCTGAGAGGAACAACAATTGAAGAATTTATTGAAGCTAATGATAGCTTACAGTACCTCATCcagcagtgtggaaagagataCCATGTGTTCAATAATAATGAGACTAAAGGTAAGAGACAGGTTTCTGCATTGCTGGATAAGATTGACTGTATGGTGGCAGCAAATGGAGGGAGATTTTACACCAGTGAGATGTTCCAGCAGGTGGAGAAGAACATCAAAGAGGAACAAGACAAAATCATGAAAGAGAAAGAAGAAGAGATCAAGAGAAAAGAAGAGGAGCTGAGAGCCAAATATGAAGCAGAAATTgaacaaatgaagaaagaaaatgAGAGAGAAAGACAAGAGATGCAGAGTGAACTGAGAAAAAGTGAGGAAGAATTCAGAAAGAGAGAAGAAGAGATCAAGAAAGAAACGGATGAAAATCTACAAAAAGAGCTGCAGAGAAAACTAGAGGAGAAACAGAAATTATGTGAagaagaaaatgaaagaaaagaaaaagcttTGGGAGAACAACAGCAAAACTTCATAAAATACCTGGAGGAAAAtcacaagaaagaaaaacaaaaactccAGGAGAAGATTCAGAGTGAAACAAGAGAACAAGCAGAGCGTGAATATCTCATAAAACTTGAAAGAGAAGTAGCTAAAGCTTTAAAAGAAGCTGAAGAACAACTACCATGTAGCGCAAAACGAGCTCGAGACTGGAGTCTGTATGGAAGTTTTGTTGGAGCAGCTGCTGGAAGTTTAGTTGGTTCTTACGAAGACGTCGTGTGTTGGATTATCAGCATACGTTCTAAATATCAAGCTCAAATGCAAACTGAAGAGTATGTTCAGGTATAA
- the LOC141331377 gene encoding transmembrane protein 184B-like isoform X2 has translation MALLWRRGVSLSGRSGNDSLVGMAPGPGVVTVAPGGHNRSWETPVVTPETPIFLMTPAAQTISGIFTWTALLLTCQQIYMHLRYYNTPNEQRHIVRILFIVPIYAFESWLSLLFFTNEEYYVYFDTVRDCYEAFVIYNFLSLCYEYLGGESAIMAEIRGKPIQSSCVYGTCCLWGRTYSIGFLRFCKQATLQFCVVKPLMAMITVILQAFGKYRDGDFNAASGYLYVTIIYNISVSLSLYALFLFYFATRDLLEPYGPMLKFLMVKSVIFLSFWQGMLLAILEKCGTIPRINSPDVSVGEGTVAAGYQNFIICIEMFFAALALRHAFTYKVYMDKRLEIQGCVPVYGQYGRCAPMSISSSLKETMNPGDMLQDAIHNFSPAYQQYTQQSRSEPLSRSNSCSNEKTLLLSSDDEF, from the exons ATGGCTCTGCTGTGGAGGAGGGGCGTGTCACTATCGGGGCGCTCAGGGAACGACTCTCTGGTTGGCATGGCACCAGGGCCCGGGGTCGTTACGGTGGCCCCTGGGGGTCACAACAGGTCGTGGGAGACGCCGGTGGTCACCCCAGAGACGCCCATCTTTCTCATGACCCCCGCCGCTCAGACCATATCTGGGATCTTCACCTGGACGGCTCTGCTGCTCACCTGCCAACAG ATCTACATGCACTTGCGCTACTATAACACTCCTAATGAGCAGCGGCACATCGTTCGCATCCTCTTCATCGTGCCGATCTACGCCTTCGAATCGTGGCTCAGTCTGCTGTTCTTCACTAATGAGGAGTATTATGTTTACTTTGACACCGTCCGCGACTGCTATGAAG CGTTTGTCATCTATAACTTCTTGAGTTTGTGTTACGAGTATCTGGGTGGCGAGAGCGCCATCATGGCTGAGATCAGAGGAAAACCAATCCA GTCCAGTTGTGTTTACGGCACTTGTTGTCTGTGGGGAAGAACTTACTCCATCGGCTTTCTGCGCTTCTGCAAACAG GCGACGCTGCAGTTCTGTGTGGTGAAGCCGCTGATGGCCATGATCACCGTCATCCTGCAGGCCTTCGGGAAATACAGAGATGGAGACTTCAA CGCTGCCAGTGGCTATTTATACGTGACCATCATCTATAACATCTCGGTCAGTCTGTCTCTCTACGCTCTCTTCCTCTTCTACTTCGCCACTCGTGATCTGCTGGAGCCGTATGGCCCCATGCTGAAGTTCCTCATGGTCAAATCCGTCATCTTCCTCTCCTTCTGGCAGG GAATGCTGCTGGCGATTCTGGAGAAATGTGGCACGATTCCTCGCATAAACTCTCCTGATGTCAGCGTCGGGGAGGGGACTGTTGCTGCAGGCTACCAGAACTTCATCATCTGCATCGAGATGTTTTTTGCTGCTCTGGCGCTCAGACACGCGTTCACATACAAGGTCTACATGGACAAGAGACTCGAGATTCAGG GTTGTGTTCCTGTCTATGGCCAATACG GTCGTTGTGCTCCCATGAGCATCTCCAGCAGTCTGAAGGAGACGATGAATCCGGGCGACATGCTGCAGGACGCCATCCATAATTTCTCTCCGGCGTATCAGCAGTACACGCAGCAGAGCCGCTCCGAACCGCTGAGTCGCTCCAACAGCTGCAGCAATGAGAAAACACTGCTTCTCAGCTCCGACGACGAGTTCTGA
- the LOC141331377 gene encoding transmembrane protein 184B-like isoform X1, with product MSFSPWCVCCVLIGSRPQMALLWRRGVSLSGRSGNDSLVGMAPGPGVVTVAPGGHNRSWETPVVTPETPIFLMTPAAQTISGIFTWTALLLTCQQIYMHLRYYNTPNEQRHIVRILFIVPIYAFESWLSLLFFTNEEYYVYFDTVRDCYEAFVIYNFLSLCYEYLGGESAIMAEIRGKPIQSSCVYGTCCLWGRTYSIGFLRFCKQATLQFCVVKPLMAMITVILQAFGKYRDGDFNAASGYLYVTIIYNISVSLSLYALFLFYFATRDLLEPYGPMLKFLMVKSVIFLSFWQGMLLAILEKCGTIPRINSPDVSVGEGTVAAGYQNFIICIEMFFAALALRHAFTYKVYMDKRLEIQGCVPVYGQYGRCAPMSISSSLKETMNPGDMLQDAIHNFSPAYQQYTQQSRSEPLSRSNSCSNEKTLLLSSDDEF from the exons ATGAGCTTCTCCCCCTGGTGTGTTTGCTGTGTTCTGATTGGCTCTCGTCCGCAGATGGCTCTGCTGTGGAGGAGGGGCGTGTCACTATCGGGGCGCTCAGGGAACGACTCTCTGGTTGGCATGGCACCAGGGCCCGGGGTCGTTACGGTGGCCCCTGGGGGTCACAACAGGTCGTGGGAGACGCCGGTGGTCACCCCAGAGACGCCCATCTTTCTCATGACCCCCGCCGCTCAGACCATATCTGGGATCTTCACCTGGACGGCTCTGCTGCTCACCTGCCAACAG ATCTACATGCACTTGCGCTACTATAACACTCCTAATGAGCAGCGGCACATCGTTCGCATCCTCTTCATCGTGCCGATCTACGCCTTCGAATCGTGGCTCAGTCTGCTGTTCTTCACTAATGAGGAGTATTATGTTTACTTTGACACCGTCCGCGACTGCTATGAAG CGTTTGTCATCTATAACTTCTTGAGTTTGTGTTACGAGTATCTGGGTGGCGAGAGCGCCATCATGGCTGAGATCAGAGGAAAACCAATCCA GTCCAGTTGTGTTTACGGCACTTGTTGTCTGTGGGGAAGAACTTACTCCATCGGCTTTCTGCGCTTCTGCAAACAG GCGACGCTGCAGTTCTGTGTGGTGAAGCCGCTGATGGCCATGATCACCGTCATCCTGCAGGCCTTCGGGAAATACAGAGATGGAGACTTCAA CGCTGCCAGTGGCTATTTATACGTGACCATCATCTATAACATCTCGGTCAGTCTGTCTCTCTACGCTCTCTTCCTCTTCTACTTCGCCACTCGTGATCTGCTGGAGCCGTATGGCCCCATGCTGAAGTTCCTCATGGTCAAATCCGTCATCTTCCTCTCCTTCTGGCAGG GAATGCTGCTGGCGATTCTGGAGAAATGTGGCACGATTCCTCGCATAAACTCTCCTGATGTCAGCGTCGGGGAGGGGACTGTTGCTGCAGGCTACCAGAACTTCATCATCTGCATCGAGATGTTTTTTGCTGCTCTGGCGCTCAGACACGCGTTCACATACAAGGTCTACATGGACAAGAGACTCGAGATTCAGG GTTGTGTTCCTGTCTATGGCCAATACG GTCGTTGTGCTCCCATGAGCATCTCCAGCAGTCTGAAGGAGACGATGAATCCGGGCGACATGCTGCAGGACGCCATCCATAATTTCTCTCCGGCGTATCAGCAGTACACGCAGCAGAGCCGCTCCGAACCGCTGAGTCGCTCCAACAGCTGCAGCAATGAGAAAACACTGCTTCTCAGCTCCGACGACGAGTTCTGA